Proteins from one Parvibaculum lavamentivorans DS-1 genomic window:
- a CDS encoding DUF1499 domain-containing protein: MDQQSSRLAAFGLRTGILALILLALCIIGNRFELVHFGLAVRGLAFAALIGLIAALLSAAGLVRTLVSNRRGTRTAIAGLVLGLLVAAPVGQAIIAGSKVPRIHDITTDLDNPPAFSAATIAARGEASNPLDRAAPADLAEQQRAAYPDVDTLTVDRQPGKVYEAALETARDMGWEILASTPETGTIEATATTRVMNFRDDIAIRVTEAGEGAHVDVRSVSRVGESDLGANANRIRTYLHVLRQKLAQD; this comes from the coding sequence ATGGACCAGCAGAGTTCGCGGCTTGCCGCGTTTGGCTTGAGGACCGGCATACTCGCGCTGATCCTTCTGGCGCTTTGTATTATCGGCAACCGGTTCGAGCTGGTGCATTTCGGCCTCGCCGTGCGCGGCCTGGCATTCGCGGCGCTGATCGGCCTCATCGCGGCGCTTCTCTCGGCCGCGGGCCTTGTCCGCACGCTGGTTTCAAACCGGCGCGGCACGCGGACGGCGATTGCCGGCCTGGTGCTCGGCCTGCTCGTCGCCGCGCCTGTCGGACAGGCGATCATCGCCGGCTCGAAAGTGCCGCGCATTCACGACATCACGACCGATCTCGACAACCCGCCCGCCTTCTCGGCGGCAACGATTGCGGCACGCGGCGAGGCATCGAACCCGCTTGACCGGGCTGCGCCCGCCGACCTCGCGGAGCAACAGCGCGCGGCCTATCCCGATGTCGATACGCTGACAGTGGACCGGCAGCCGGGCAAGGTCTACGAGGCCGCGCTCGAAACGGCGCGCGACATGGGCTGGGAAATCCTGGCCTCGACGCCGGAAACGGGAACCATCGAGGCGACGGCGACGACGCGGGTGATGAACTTCCGCGACGATATTGCGATCCGCGTCACGGAAGCCGGAGAGGGCGCCCATGTGGATGTGCGCTCGGTCTCGCGCGTCGGCGAAAGCGACCTCGGCGCGAATGCGAACCGTATACGGACTTATCTGCATGTGTTGAGGCAGAAGCTGGCGCAAGACTGA
- a CDS encoding MBL fold metallo-hydrolase yields MSVQIPYVREIEFEYGGCDEVSPLIRRVVANNPSAFTYKGTGTYIIGHGEVAVVDPGPLLNAHVEALLRALEGEIVSHILITHTHSDHSPAAKPLKALTGAETYAFGPHGAGQQGSDDVQVEEDGDMDFVPDVEVGDGDIIEGDGWTVECVYTPGHTSNHMCFALQEEKALFSGDHVMGWSTSVVSPPDGNMEQYMASLKLLLERDDEIYWPTHGPAIKDPKPFVRSFIAHREDREQQILKQLASGKTRIAEMVPVMYAAVDKRLYPAAARSVFAHMEYLVARGIVQSEGKPSLGGNYRLA; encoded by the coding sequence ATGTCGGTTCAAATTCCTTACGTTCGTGAAATCGAGTTCGAATATGGCGGCTGCGACGAGGTATCGCCGCTGATCCGCCGCGTCGTCGCGAACAATCCTTCCGCCTTCACCTACAAGGGTACCGGCACCTATATCATCGGCCATGGCGAGGTCGCGGTGGTCGATCCCGGCCCCCTGCTCAATGCCCATGTCGAGGCGCTGCTCCGTGCGCTCGAAGGCGAGATCGTCAGCCATATCCTCATCACCCACACGCATAGCGATCACTCGCCCGCCGCGAAGCCGCTGAAGGCGCTCACCGGCGCCGAGACCTATGCCTTCGGCCCGCATGGCGCCGGGCAGCAGGGCTCGGACGATGTGCAGGTCGAGGAAGATGGCGACATGGATTTCGTGCCCGATGTCGAAGTCGGCGACGGCGACATCATCGAGGGCGATGGCTGGACGGTCGAATGCGTCTACACGCCCGGCCACACCTCGAACCACATGTGCTTTGCGCTGCAGGAAGAAAAGGCGCTCTTCTCGGGCGATCATGTCATGGGCTGGTCGACCAGCGTGGTGAGCCCGCCCGACGGCAACATGGAACAATACATGGCGTCGTTGAAGCTCCTGCTGGAGCGCGACGATGAAATCTACTGGCCGACGCATGGCCCGGCGATCAAGGATCCGAAGCCTTTCGTGCGTTCCTTCATCGCCCATCGTGAAGACCGCGAGCAGCAAATCCTGAAGCAACTCGCCTCGGGGAAAACGCGCATCGCGGAAATGGTGCCGGTCATGTACGCCGCCGTCGACAAGCGGCTCTACCCCGCCGCCGCCCGCTCCGTCTTCGCCCACATGGAATATCTCGTCGCCCGCGGCATCGTTCAGTCCGAAGGCAAGCCCTCGCTCGGCGGGAACTACCGGCTGGCGTAA
- a CDS encoding MarR family winged helix-turn-helix transcriptional regulator, which yields MPANQNPERSTGFLLRDNSRFMKTAFNDRVSGLTQAQWGALAHLSRHQGLNQVGLADLLEVQPITVARLIDKLVALGVVERRPDPNDRRAQQLFLTPNAQPLLDQLWEAGDEILDEAYDGFTAEERASFIDMLVRMRGNLARFAQHGSSRSRAPSYRKAG from the coding sequence ATGCCTGCCAATCAGAACCCCGAACGCAGCACCGGCTTTCTGTTGCGCGATAATTCGCGTTTCATGAAAACCGCCTTCAACGACAGGGTGAGCGGTCTGACGCAGGCGCAATGGGGCGCTCTCGCCCATCTTTCTCGCCATCAGGGCCTGAACCAGGTGGGGCTCGCCGACCTTCTCGAGGTACAGCCCATCACCGTCGCACGGCTCATCGACAAGCTGGTGGCGCTCGGCGTGGTGGAGCGGCGGCCGGACCCGAACGACCGGCGCGCGCAACAGCTCTTCCTCACGCCCAATGCGCAGCCCCTGCTCGATCAGCTATGGGAAGCGGGCGACGAAATTCTCGATGAGGCCTATGACGGGTTCACAGCCGAGGAGCGCGCCAGCTTCATCGACATGCTGGTGCGGATGCGCGGCAATCTCGCCCGCTTCGCGCAGCATGGCAGCAGCCGCAGCCGCGCGCCCAGCTACCGCAAGGCGGGCTGA
- a CDS encoding acyl-CoA synthetase: MGAAAVRSGKRVAEISGLAERAARAASGFASLGIGAGDVVAVYLRNDFPFFEASAAAGLVGAYSTPVNWHNSPDEARYIFENSGAKAIVIHADLWRGIEKALPKNVPVFVVETPAEIVSAYGLSAEAAKLPAGTQDWGQWLAQFPPITAGPAEAPGSMIYTSGTTGHPKGVRRAAPTAEQAAAWGQVVGTVMGFSPEYGEPQNMVTVVTGPMYHSAPNAYGLFAFRVGANVILQPRFDPEELLQMIDTYKVTHLHMVPTMFVRLLKLPDEVKKKYDLSSLRFVVHAAAPCPVHVKQAMIAWWGPVINEYYGGTETGAVVFCNSEQYLKHPGTVGKAVQGAKVMVLGENGEELAAGATGEIVCRIPAIPDFTYHGDDEKRRKAEKAGLIALGDIGYLDEDGFLYLCDRAKDMVISGGVNIYPAEIEAELHKMPGVGDCAVFGIPDEEFGESLCAVVQQQPGAGLSEADVKAFLRERVAGYKVPKRVEFQNDLPREDSGKIFKRKLREPYWQQAGRQI; encoded by the coding sequence ATGGGCGCAGCGGCAGTCAGGTCCGGCAAGCGGGTAGCGGAAATATCGGGCCTGGCGGAGCGGGCGGCGCGCGCCGCCAGCGGCTTTGCCAGCCTCGGCATAGGCGCGGGCGATGTCGTCGCGGTCTATCTACGGAACGATTTTCCTTTCTTCGAGGCATCCGCGGCGGCGGGTCTCGTAGGCGCCTATTCGACACCCGTCAACTGGCACAATTCGCCGGACGAGGCGCGCTACATCTTCGAGAATTCGGGCGCCAAGGCGATCGTCATCCATGCCGATCTCTGGCGTGGCATCGAAAAGGCGCTGCCGAAGAACGTCCCCGTTTTCGTCGTCGAGACGCCGGCCGAAATCGTCTCGGCCTATGGTCTCTCCGCCGAAGCCGCGAAGCTCCCGGCCGGCACGCAGGACTGGGGCCAATGGCTCGCGCAGTTCCCGCCGATCACCGCCGGCCCCGCCGAGGCGCCCGGCTCGATGATCTACACATCCGGCACCACCGGCCATCCGAAGGGCGTGCGCCGCGCCGCGCCGACGGCGGAACAGGCCGCCGCCTGGGGCCAGGTCGTCGGCACCGTCATGGGTTTCAGCCCCGAATATGGCGAGCCGCAGAACATGGTCACGGTCGTCACCGGCCCCATGTATCACTCCGCGCCCAATGCCTACGGGCTCTTCGCCTTCCGCGTCGGCGCCAATGTCATCCTGCAGCCCCGCTTCGATCCCGAAGAATTGCTGCAGATGATCGACACCTACAAGGTCACGCATCTCCACATGGTGCCCACCATGTTCGTCCGCCTGCTGAAATTGCCCGATGAGGTAAAGAAAAAATACGACCTGTCGTCGCTGCGCTTCGTCGTTCATGCGGCGGCGCCCTGCCCCGTTCACGTGAAGCAGGCCATGATCGCTTGGTGGGGGCCCGTCATTAATGAATATTACGGCGGCACCGAAACGGGCGCGGTCGTCTTCTGCAACTCCGAACAATATCTCAAGCATCCCGGCACCGTCGGCAAGGCGGTCCAGGGCGCGAAGGTCATGGTGCTCGGCGAGAATGGCGAGGAGCTTGCAGCCGGTGCGACAGGCGAAATCGTCTGCCGCATTCCCGCCATTCCCGACTTCACCTATCACGGCGACGACGAGAAGCGGCGCAAGGCCGAAAAGGCCGGCCTCATCGCACTCGGCGATATCGGCTATCTCGACGAAGACGGCTTTCTCTATCTCTGCGACCGCGCCAAGGACATGGTGATCTCGGGCGGGGTCAACATCTACCCGGCCGAAATCGAGGCCGAGCTTCACAAGATGCCGGGCGTCGGCGATTGCGCGGTTTTCGGCATCCCGGACGAGGAGTTCGGGGAGTCGCTCTGCGCCGTCGTCCAGCAGCAGCCGGGCGCCGGGCTTTCGGAAGCGGACGTCAAAGCCTTTCTCCGAGAGCGGGTGGCCGGCTACAAGGTGCCGAAGCGGGTCGAGTTTCAGAACGATCTGCCGCGCGAGGATTCGGGCAAGATCTTCAAGCGCAAGCTGCGCGAGCCCTATTGGCAGCAGGCGGGCCGCCAGATCTGA
- a CDS encoding pyridoxal phosphate-dependent decarboxylase family protein, giving the protein MGTTLPKKGKDWSELKTEMEARGSHDVKWRDGKTAVYVFNAGPEVAQVQKEAYAMFMSENGLGPMAFPSLKQMEDEVVSMGLGLLHGPDGSVGNITSGGTDSITMAIKTARDFARKTKGVTGQCNIVAPWSAHPAFDKAAKMMEIEMRRVPCADLLADVGAMEKKIDANTIMLVGSAPCFPYGLIDPIEALGKLAEKKNLWLHVDACVGGYIAPFVRMNGGDIPPFDFEVPSVSSMSADLHKYGYCAKGASTVLFRSEELRAHMIFDCADWPGGRMVTPTLAGTRPGGAIAAAWAVMNFLGEEGYRAKHKQVTDAREAIEAGIAKLGFRVLGRPQLGIVSFTHDEEDPFAVWGKLFERGWFTSLTTEPKGLHLMLSPFHAQVTGTYLADLEWALGEVKAGNEGKKREARYS; this is encoded by the coding sequence ATGGGAACGACGCTGCCGAAAAAGGGCAAGGACTGGAGCGAATTGAAGACGGAAATGGAAGCCCGCGGCTCCCACGACGTCAAATGGCGCGACGGCAAGACCGCCGTCTATGTCTTCAATGCCGGTCCCGAGGTCGCACAGGTCCAGAAGGAAGCCTATGCGATGTTCATGTCGGAAAACGGCCTCGGGCCGATGGCCTTTCCGAGCCTGAAACAGATGGAGGACGAGGTGGTCTCGATGGGCCTCGGCCTCCTGCACGGGCCGGACGGCTCCGTCGGCAACATCACCTCGGGCGGCACGGATTCGATCACCATGGCGATCAAGACCGCCCGCGATTTCGCGCGCAAGACAAAGGGCGTCACGGGCCAGTGCAACATCGTCGCGCCCTGGTCCGCGCATCCCGCCTTCGACAAGGCGGCGAAGATGATGGAAATCGAAATGCGGCGCGTGCCCTGCGCCGATCTTCTCGCCGATGTCGGTGCGATGGAAAAGAAGATCGATGCCAACACCATCATGCTGGTCGGCTCCGCGCCCTGCTTTCCCTATGGCCTGATCGATCCCATCGAGGCGCTGGGCAAGCTCGCCGAGAAGAAAAACCTCTGGCTCCATGTCGATGCCTGTGTCGGCGGCTATATCGCGCCCTTCGTCCGCATGAATGGCGGCGACATTCCGCCTTTCGATTTCGAGGTGCCCTCCGTCTCCTCCATGTCGGCGGACCTGCACAAATACGGCTATTGCGCCAAGGGTGCCTCCACCGTCCTCTTCCGTTCGGAAGAACTTCGCGCGCATATGATCTTCGACTGCGCGGACTGGCCGGGCGGGCGGATGGTCACGCCGACGCTTGCCGGCACGCGGCCAGGCGGCGCCATCGCGGCGGCGTGGGCCGTCATGAATTTCCTCGGCGAGGAAGGCTATCGCGCAAAGCACAAACAGGTGACGGACGCGCGCGAGGCAATCGAGGCGGGCATCGCGAAGCTCGGCTTCCGCGTGCTCGGCCGTCCGCAGCTCGGCATCGTCTCCTTCACACATGATGAGGAAGACCCCTTCGCTGTCTGGGGCAAGCTTTTCGAGCGCGGCTGGTTCACCAGCCTGACGACCGAGCCGAAGGGGCTCCATCTCATGCTCTCGCCTTTCCACGCGCAGGTGACGGGCACCTACCTCGCCGATCTCGAATGGGCACTTGGCGAAGTGAAAGCCGGCAATGAAGGCAAGAAGCGGGAAGCGCGCTACAGCTGA
- a CDS encoding YcnI family protein, translating to MKHLSIALCAAAIFAAAAPASAHVTLGEESAQAGSYYKASFRVPHGCDGSATTAVSMRIPEGVISVKAQPKPGWTVATEKAAYTQTYEVHGKPVSEGVVKVTWQGGPLPDDQFDEFAFLAKLPSDPEAMMLFFPVEQTCEKGSIAWDEFAAPGVDPHSLKRPAPALMLIHGEGHEHHH from the coding sequence ATGAAACATCTTTCCATTGCTCTCTGCGCCGCCGCGATTTTCGCGGCGGCCGCGCCCGCCTCGGCCCATGTCACGCTCGGTGAGGAGAGCGCGCAGGCGGGGAGCTACTACAAGGCGTCCTTCCGCGTGCCGCATGGCTGCGACGGCTCGGCGACCACCGCCGTCTCGATGCGCATTCCCGAAGGTGTCATCTCCGTGAAGGCGCAGCCGAAGCCCGGCTGGACCGTCGCGACCGAAAAAGCCGCTTACACCCAAACCTATGAAGTGCATGGCAAGCCGGTGTCGGAAGGCGTGGTGAAGGTCACGTGGCAGGGAGGGCCCCTGCCCGACGACCAGTTCGACGAATTCGCCTTCCTCGCGAAGCTCCCCTCCGACCCCGAAGCCATGATGCTCTTCTTCCCGGTCGAGCAGACCTGCGAGAAAGGCTCGATCGCCTGGGACGAATTCGCCGCGCCGGGCGTCGATCCGCACTCGCTCAAGAGGCCCGCTCCCGCCCTCATGCTGATCCATGGCGAGGGCCATGAGCATCATCATTGA
- a CDS encoding TonB-dependent receptor family protein, protein MKNTFSLLRGAALAAPFLASPAFAQTAESGAVTLPQIVITADEANENPLSGLDPAVHPSGTLTVPGVIEAQREMSRMPGAVSLVPATRYEDSYAHNIEDVMDFTPGVYARKRFGAEVRLSIRGSGLSRSFHMRGLEIMQDGIPFNLADGAADFQEIDPLIAQHIEVHKGGNGLRFGSSTLGGAINFVMPSGHTASAENLFRIEGGSHGTARVHMQAARVYGATDVFAAMTGNLVEGFRDHEREESIRFSGNIGHRFNERAETRFYLLSNVVDQDLPGTLTLAQAENDPEMANPLSVSRNEQRNVRSLRFANKTALDLDNGGTLEFGGYVGYKRLYHPIFRVLDQRGPLAGAFTRYSDEGTLAGHRNIVTVGGDVSWGEVDAKQYTNNAGSRGALQASGTQESTNLRLYLENQFYVVPTVALVGGAQAIHSRRKFTNDLVPAQSDSSSYSTVSPRAGVLWDFAENAQAYTNVTRSYEPPTFSELVQATVFQFVPLDPQRAWTAEIGTRGTSATAAWDVALYRAEVKGELISFTVVPGSPPLTLNADETIHQGIEASLTLDIGAYGVNKLLPEGSRLLLEQAYMFSDFSFDGDAVYGDNKLAGMPPHVYVAALRYKSPAPNGLGWDIAPKVEWVPDGGYVDYANNLEAPGYATLGLEGGVDIAKGVRLFLDARNLTDENYISTYSTITDATDPAVSTNVFYPGEGRSFFAGLKLAF, encoded by the coding sequence ATGAAAAATACCTTCTCGCTCCTTCGCGGGGCGGCGCTTGCGGCGCCGTTTCTCGCTTCCCCCGCTTTCGCCCAAACGGCGGAAAGCGGCGCCGTCACCCTCCCGCAGATCGTCATCACCGCCGATGAAGCTAACGAAAACCCTCTGTCGGGTCTCGACCCCGCCGTTCATCCTTCCGGCACGCTCACCGTACCCGGCGTCATCGAGGCGCAGCGGGAGATGTCGCGCATGCCCGGTGCCGTCAGCCTCGTCCCTGCCACGCGCTATGAAGACAGCTACGCCCATAACATCGAAGACGTGATGGACTTCACGCCCGGCGTCTATGCGCGCAAGCGGTTCGGCGCGGAGGTTCGCCTCTCCATTCGCGGCTCCGGCCTCAGCCGCAGTTTCCATATGCGCGGCCTTGAAATCATGCAGGACGGTATTCCGTTCAACCTCGCCGACGGCGCGGCGGACTTCCAGGAAATCGATCCGCTGATCGCGCAGCACATCGAGGTCCACAAGGGCGGCAACGGCCTGCGCTTCGGTTCGTCCACACTCGGCGGCGCGATCAACTTCGTCATGCCGTCCGGCCACACGGCCTCCGCCGAAAATCTCTTCCGCATCGAAGGCGGCAGTCACGGCACCGCGCGCGTCCATATGCAGGCGGCGCGCGTCTACGGCGCCACCGACGTTTTCGCCGCCATGACCGGCAATCTCGTCGAAGGTTTCCGCGACCATGAGCGCGAGGAGAGCATCCGTTTCTCCGGCAATATCGGCCACCGCTTCAATGAGCGCGCCGAGACCCGCTTCTATCTCCTCTCCAACGTCGTCGATCAGGATCTCCCGGGCACGCTGACACTGGCCCAGGCCGAGAACGACCCCGAAATGGCCAATCCGCTGAGCGTCTCACGCAATGAGCAACGCAATGTCCGTTCGCTCCGCTTCGCCAACAAGACCGCGCTCGACCTCGACAATGGCGGCACGCTCGAATTCGGCGGCTATGTCGGCTACAAGCGCCTGTACCACCCCATCTTCCGCGTGCTCGATCAGCGCGGGCCGCTCGCCGGCGCCTTCACGCGCTACAGCGACGAAGGCACGCTTGCCGGGCACCGCAACATCGTCACGGTCGGCGGCGATGTTTCATGGGGCGAGGTCGATGCGAAGCAATACACAAACAATGCCGGGTCGCGCGGCGCGTTGCAGGCGAGCGGCACGCAGGAATCCACCAATCTCCGCCTCTATCTCGAAAACCAGTTCTATGTCGTGCCGACCGTCGCCCTTGTCGGCGGTGCGCAGGCCATCCATTCGCGGCGCAAGTTCACCAACGATCTTGTGCCCGCCCAGAGCGACAGCAGTTCCTACAGCACGGTGAGCCCGCGCGCCGGTGTGTTGTGGGACTTCGCGGAGAACGCGCAGGCCTATACCAATGTCACGCGCAGCTACGAGCCGCCGACCTTCTCGGAACTCGTGCAGGCAACCGTCTTCCAGTTCGTGCCGCTCGATCCGCAGCGCGCCTGGACGGCGGAAATCGGCACGCGCGGCACGTCAGCCACCGCCGCATGGGACGTCGCGCTCTACCGGGCCGAGGTGAAAGGCGAACTCATCTCCTTCACCGTGGTCCCCGGTAGTCCGCCCTTGACCCTCAATGCCGACGAGACGATCCATCAGGGTATCGAAGCGTCGCTCACGCTCGACATCGGCGCCTATGGCGTGAACAAACTGTTGCCGGAGGGGAGCCGCCTTCTGCTCGAACAGGCCTATATGTTCAGCGACTTCAGCTTCGATGGCGATGCGGTCTATGGCGACAACAAGCTCGCCGGCATGCCGCCCCATGTCTATGTCGCCGCACTGCGCTACAAGTCGCCGGCGCCGAACGGTCTCGGCTGGGACATCGCGCCGAAAGTCGAATGGGTGCCGGATGGCGGCTATGTCGATTACGCAAACAATCTCGAAGCGCCGGGCTATGCGACGCTCGGGCTTGAAGGCGGCGTCGACATCGCCAAGGGCGTTCGCCTCTTTCTCGATGCGCGCAATCTGACCGACGAGAACTACATTTCCACCTACAGCACCATCACCGACGCGACAGACCCGGCGGTCTCAACCAACGTCTTCTATCCGGGCGAAGGCCGCAGCTTCTTTGCCGGTCTCAAACTCGCCTTCTAG
- a CDS encoding DUF2946 family protein, which produces MGTNSSYGLNRRARFGAGPLLALLAIFLHVAAPLAFQLSSTATQDLLETVICSGGEAKTVYIDAEGNPVEPASPGKASHDCKSCVHHCAATLASHLMVAGPAWALPAPLAAVYSVASGVFASTTHPRAPPA; this is translated from the coding sequence ATGGGGACGAATTCGTCATATGGGCTGAACCGGCGGGCGCGCTTTGGCGCCGGGCCTTTGCTCGCCCTTCTGGCGATCTTCCTTCACGTCGCGGCGCCTCTCGCCTTCCAGCTTTCCAGCACGGCCACGCAGGACTTGCTCGAAACCGTCATCTGTTCGGGTGGCGAGGCGAAGACGGTCTATATCGACGCCGAAGGCAATCCCGTCGAGCCCGCTTCGCCCGGCAAGGCGAGCCATGACTGCAAATCCTGCGTCCATCATTGCGCGGCCACGCTCGCATCGCATCTCATGGTCGCCGGTCCGGCCTGGGCGCTTCCCGCGCCTCTCGCGGCCGTCTATTCGGTCGCCTCGGGCGTCTTCGCCTCGACGACCCATCCCCGCGCCCCTCCCGCCTGA
- a CDS encoding enoyl-CoA hydratase/isomerase family protein, translating into MAADFREILFETPEPHIAKVTLNRPAQMNAYSTLLCAELVEALDIYLRDDDLRCLILTGAGRGFCAGGDISGADEEHEALMKTQLSHGREMRDGMHRVILAFSRLDKPTIAMVNGPAVAGGLTLALSCDMRIAADTAKLGDTSGRFGLLPDEGGAWFFPRFMGLDLALKMTMLAEVYSADEAEDLGLVTEVVPAAALEARVMELARGLAARAPLAVRLAKSMMMRGQTLSLEQSLGDAALSVMVTNPSADVREGVKAFFDKREPKFKGK; encoded by the coding sequence ATGGCCGCCGATTTCCGCGAAATTCTTTTCGAGACGCCCGAGCCTCACATTGCGAAAGTGACGCTCAATCGCCCGGCTCAAATGAACGCCTATTCGACGCTGCTTTGCGCGGAACTCGTCGAGGCGCTCGACATCTATCTCCGCGACGACGATCTCCGATGCCTCATCCTTACAGGCGCCGGGCGCGGCTTCTGCGCCGGTGGCGATATCAGCGGCGCGGACGAGGAGCATGAGGCGCTGATGAAGACGCAGCTTTCGCATGGCCGCGAAATGCGCGACGGCATGCATCGCGTCATCCTCGCCTTCTCGCGCCTCGACAAGCCGACCATCGCCATGGTGAACGGCCCCGCCGTCGCGGGCGGGCTCACGCTTGCTCTCTCCTGCGATATGCGGATTGCCGCCGACACGGCAAAGCTCGGCGATACATCGGGCCGTTTCGGTCTCTTGCCGGATGAGGGCGGCGCCTGGTTCTTTCCCCGCTTCATGGGTCTCGACCTCGCGCTCAAGATGACCATGCTCGCCGAGGTCTACAGTGCGGACGAGGCGGAAGATCTCGGCCTTGTCACCGAGGTCGTTCCCGCCGCCGCGCTCGAGGCCCGTGTGATGGAGCTTGCGCGAGGTCTTGCTGCCCGCGCGCCGCTCGCCGTCCGCCTCGCCAAGTCCATGATGATGCGGGGCCAGACGCTGTCGCTCGAACAGTCGCTGGGCGATGCCGCCCTCTCCGTCATGGTCACGAACCCCAGCGCCGATGTCCGCGAGGGCGTGAAGGCTTTCTTCGACAAGCGGGAACCCAAATTCAAAGGTAAATGA
- a CDS encoding enoyl-CoA hydratase: MSYEDLTYEVKDRVATLTLNRPDKLNAWTGAMEKSVKKAMAAAVADDDVRVIVITGAGRGFCAGADMNLLQSIKAETWEDRELATAAREEKFDFSSGLGPDVSPHYGGRFGYLMQVKKPIIAAINGPAAGLGLVFALYADMRFAGSEAKFTTAFANRGLIAEHGISWLLPHLVGPAHSLDLLMSGRKVMADEAARMGLVNKVFPQETFMTNVMDYAKVLSETVSPRSMAVMKAQIWKALFQNFNDALEVGDSEMQKSFGSADFKEGVAHFVEKRVANFTGR, encoded by the coding sequence ATGAGCTATGAAGACCTGACATATGAAGTGAAGGACCGCGTCGCGACCCTGACGCTCAACCGGCCCGACAAACTGAACGCGTGGACGGGAGCGATGGAAAAGAGCGTGAAGAAAGCGATGGCGGCCGCCGTCGCCGACGATGATGTGCGCGTCATCGTCATCACGGGCGCGGGCCGCGGCTTCTGTGCGGGCGCGGACATGAACCTGCTGCAGTCGATCAAGGCGGAGACGTGGGAGGATCGCGAGCTGGCGACTGCGGCGCGCGAGGAGAAGTTCGACTTCAGCAGCGGTCTGGGGCCGGACGTATCGCCTCACTATGGCGGCCGCTTCGGTTATCTGATGCAGGTGAAGAAGCCGATCATCGCCGCGATCAACGGCCCGGCGGCAGGGCTCGGCCTCGTCTTTGCGCTTTACGCCGACATGCGCTTCGCAGGCTCCGAGGCGAAATTCACGACCGCCTTCGCCAATCGCGGCTTGATTGCGGAACATGGCATCTCATGGCTGCTGCCGCATCTCGTCGGCCCGGCCCATTCGCTCGACCTGCTGATGTCCGGCCGCAAGGTGATGGCCGACGAAGCGGCGCGCATGGGCCTCGTCAACAAGGTGTTTCCGCAGGAAACCTTCATGACGAATGTGATGGACTACGCGAAGGTGCTGTCCGAGACAGTATCGCCGCGCTCCATGGCGGTGATGAAGGCGCAGATATGGAAGGCGCTGTTCCAGAACTTCAACGATGCACTGGAAGTGGGCGACAGCGAAATGCAGAAGAGCTTCGGCAGCGCCGACTTCAAGGAAGGCGTGGCGCATTTCGT